Proteins from a genomic interval of Rubinisphaera italica:
- a CDS encoding PSP1 domain-containing protein encodes MTDDQPIDQFIVRYGTTRFLGVFTWKGKGEPQRGNDVIIRTKRGNEWGEVLGPATERAKSFLQSPEPEGKIQRFPNADDYDTLDRCRIREQVEFDGCTKMILERKLQMQLVDVEHLFGGERAVFYFLAEKRIDFRELVKALAKEYSLRIEMRQIGVRDEAALLADYGDCGKPVCCNTHLSEMPPVSMKMAKVQKATLDPNKISGRCGRLKCCLRYEYDTYEEFQRELPKIGAEVVTREGQGKVIGQEILSKQVVIVYEDRRRITTPLQEIISVIKPKSGKKTAPKVKVAEDVSEEE; translated from the coding sequence ATGACAGACGATCAACCGATCGATCAATTTATCGTCCGCTACGGCACCACACGTTTTCTCGGAGTTTTCACCTGGAAAGGCAAAGGAGAGCCACAACGGGGGAACGATGTCATCATTCGCACCAAACGGGGGAATGAATGGGGAGAAGTTCTCGGACCAGCGACCGAGCGTGCGAAAAGCTTTCTGCAGAGCCCGGAGCCCGAGGGCAAGATTCAGCGATTTCCAAATGCAGACGATTACGACACGCTTGATCGGTGTCGCATTCGCGAGCAGGTCGAATTCGATGGCTGTACGAAAATGATTCTGGAACGCAAACTCCAAATGCAACTGGTCGATGTCGAACATCTCTTCGGCGGCGAACGAGCGGTCTTCTATTTTCTGGCAGAAAAGCGAATCGATTTCCGGGAACTCGTCAAAGCTCTTGCCAAGGAATACTCTCTGCGCATCGAAATGCGTCAGATAGGCGTCCGCGATGAAGCGGCTCTGTTGGCCGATTACGGCGATTGCGGAAAGCCGGTCTGCTGCAATACACATCTGAGCGAAATGCCACCTGTCTCCATGAAGATGGCTAAGGTTCAGAAAGCGACGCTCGATCCCAACAAGATTTCCGGTCGTTGCGGCCGCCTGAAGTGCTGCCTGCGTTACGAATACGATACCTACGAAGAGTTTCAACGGGAACTACCAAAAATCGGAGCAGAAGTCGTCACCCGTGAAGGGCAGGGGAAAGTGATCGGTCAGGAAATTCTCAGTAAGCAGGTTGTCATCGTCTACGAGGACCGCCGCCGCATTACGACACCTCTGCAGGAAATTATTTCGGTCATCAAGCCGAAATCGGGAAAAAAAACAGCACCAAAGGTCAAAGTCGCAGAGGATGTTTCAGAAGAAGAGTAA